One genomic window of Cyprinus carpio isolate SPL01 chromosome B8, ASM1834038v1, whole genome shotgun sequence includes the following:
- the LOC109065402 gene encoding phytanoyl-CoA hydroxylase-interacting protein-like has protein sequence MAEVELLSTPHDIEISDVTCDSFRITWEMAPEDPSRVTHYFIDLSRKEGSEHNRFKHRDVPTKLVAKAGPLPMAVRGHWFLSPRTEYCVAVQTAIRQPDGDYQVSEWSQVAEFCTGDYAMEHLQQLFDKAQAAAGRMLRFSVFYRNQSPEYFQYVRSESGGAMLPSFKDNSGSHGSPINGKLRGVFLSCNTEFDTGLPPKDSPYGSLRFQISADRVLASSTNLYFADFYCMYTAYHYVVLVLAPAGSEGDSFCNSCLPRLDLSSNPFLTFTPGDVPAFCHASDVILEVLYTEPLLLEHGILAQISGRHQLMSLSTANAKKDPSCKVCNISVGR, from the exons ATGGCTGAGGTGGAGCTGCTCTCCACACCCCATGATATTGAGATCAGCGATGTGACCTGCGACTCGTTCCGGATCACCTGGGAAATGGCCCCCGAGGACCCGTCCCGAGTGACGCATTACTTCATCGACTTGAGCCGTAAAGAGGGCAGCGAGCACAACCGCTTCAAGCACAGA GATGTCCCCACCAAGCTAGTGGCAAAAGCAGGACCTCTGCCGATGGCTGTGAGAGGACACTGGTTCCTGAGCCCTCGAACAGAGTACTGTGTGGCTGTTCAGACCGCCATCAGACAGCCAGATGGAGACTATCAGGTGTCTGAATGGAGCCAAGTAGCGGAGTTCTGCACTGGAG ATTATGCCATGGAGCATCTCCAGCAGCTGTTTGATAAAGCTCAGGCCGCTGCTGGGAGGATGCTCAGGTTCTCCGTCTTCTACCGCAATCAGAGTCCTGAATACTTCCAATATGTCAG GTCAGAGTCTGGAGGTGCAATGCTCCCATCTTTCAAAGACAACAGTGGAAGTCACGGCTCCCCCATCAACGGAAAGCTCCGCGGCGTCTTCCTCAGCTGCAACACAGAGTTCGACACAGGCCTCCCTCCCAAAGACTCCCCATATGGCTCTCTGCGCTTCCAAATTTCTGCCGATCGTGTCCTCGCCTCGAGTACAAACCTCTACTTTGCTGACTTCTACTGCATGTACACAGCATACCATTATGTAGTGTTGGTGCTGGCCCCTGCTGGATCAGAGGGGGATAGCTTTTGCAACAGCTGCCTACCACGACTGGACCTGTCAAGCAATCCCTTTCTGACATTCACGCCTGGAGACGTACCGGCCTTCTGTCACGCCAGTGATGTCATTCTGGAGGTGTTGTACACAGAGCCCTTGCTTCTGGAGCACGGCATACTCGCTCAGATCAGCGGCCGTCACCAGCTCATGAGCCTTTCCACCGCAAACGCCAAAAAAGACCCAAGCTGTAAGGTGTGCAATATCAGTGTGGGCCGCTGA
- the LOC109065401 gene encoding protein phosphatase 1 regulatory subunit 3C-like, with translation MTCANVMSRFGPPVSVRSVDMTVGFRCRGSPNINHLLGVSSPKPLRPCIAHQPVIEYRHSPSTGLIKAKSSRWEKRVAFADAKGLSLITVRLFSEKEDKISREPVKIPRLKKLGCAKETVNNTSRLRLGFEQPCGDFQAFRSRIQERMVALESCKVTRCAILGTVRVKNVCFEKAVQIRITFDAWRSYQDVACRYLEQSYGEPGTDVFEFNISVPERINARERIEFCVSYLPAAFSAAQWDNNNGKNYCIYVCEV, from the exons ATGACTTGTGCAAA TGTGATGTCGAGGTTTGGCCCGCCGGTCTCCGTGAGGTCTGTGGACATGACCGTGGGCTTCAGGTGCAGAGGATCTCCAAACATCAATCACCTGCTCGGCGTGTCTTCGCCCAAACCCCTGCGGCCCTGCATCGCCCATCAGCCGGTGATTGAGTACAGACACTCCCCTTCCACAGGCCTCATCAAAGCCAAAAGCAGCCGCTGGGAAAAACGCGTCGCGTTCGCGGACGCCAAAGGACTTTCGCTCATCACGGTGCGCCTGTTCTCCGAGAAAGAAGACAAGATCTCGCGTGAACCGGTGAAAATACCACGGCTGAAGAAGCTGGGCTGCGCTAAAGAGACTGTTAATAATACTTCGAGGTTGAGGCTCGGGTTTGAGCAGCCCTGTGGAGATTTCCAGGCGTTCAGGAGTCGGATTCAGGAACGCATGGTGGCGTTGGAGAGCTGTAAAGTCACCAGGTGCGCCATCCTCGGCACCGTGCGCGTCAAAAACGTTTGTTTTGAGAAAGCGGTGCAAATCCGTATAACTTTCGACGCCTGGCGCAGTTACCAGGACGTGGCGTGTAGGTACCTGGAGCAGAGTTATGGGGAACCTGGAACTGACGTGTTTGAGTTTAACATCAGCGTCCCTGAGCGGATAAACGCGCGCGAGCGCATCGAGTTCTGCGTGTCTTACTTACCCGCTGCGTTCAGTGCTGCTCAGTGGGACAATAATAACGGCAAAAACtactgtatttatgtgtgtgaagTGTGA